The Rhizobium etli 8C-3 genome has a segment encoding these proteins:
- a CDS encoding ABC transporter ATP-binding protein, with protein sequence MAAVTLLSTRGLCRNFGGLKAVQNVDFELEAGEIRAIIGPNGAGKTTFVSLLSGRIAPSKGSVEFLGRDITREPAFKRVRQGIAYTFQITSVYSKLSAYENVALSAQSALSRAKEPFGRLHSEQIAERVDFALRRVGLQDRAAARAGELSYGHQRLLEVAMGLALEPKLLILDEPTQGLSDGEIENFCALVREIAETATILLIEHNMPVVMQLADTITVFNAGEILASGTPEVIRANPAVQAAYLGS encoded by the coding sequence ATGGCTGCCGTGACGCTACTCAGTACCAGGGGCCTGTGTCGCAATTTCGGTGGGCTGAAAGCGGTCCAGAATGTCGATTTCGAGCTGGAAGCCGGCGAGATCCGCGCGATCATCGGTCCGAACGGCGCCGGCAAGACGACCTTCGTCTCGCTGCTCTCCGGCCGCATTGCCCCGAGCAAAGGCAGTGTTGAATTCCTCGGCCGCGACATCACGCGCGAGCCTGCCTTCAAGCGCGTGCGCCAGGGTATTGCCTATACGTTTCAGATCACCAGCGTCTACTCGAAACTCAGTGCTTACGAAAACGTCGCGCTCTCCGCCCAGAGCGCACTCAGCCGCGCGAAAGAGCCGTTCGGGCGGCTACACAGCGAACAGATTGCCGAGCGGGTCGATTTCGCGCTGCGGCGCGTCGGACTGCAGGATCGTGCAGCCGCCAGGGCCGGCGAACTTTCCTACGGCCATCAACGGCTCCTGGAGGTCGCCATGGGCCTTGCCCTCGAGCCGAAACTGCTGATACTCGACGAGCCTACCCAAGGACTCTCCGACGGCGAGATCGAAAATTTCTGCGCCCTCGTCCGCGAGATCGCCGAAACTGCGACGATCCTCCTGATCGAGCACAACATGCCCGTCGTCATGCAGCTTGCCGATACGATCACCGTGTTCAACGCCGGCGAGATCCTCGCCAGCGGCACCCCGGAAGTCATCCGTGCCAATCCCGCCGTGCAGGCGGCCTATCTGGGATCCTGA
- a CDS encoding FAD binding domain-containing protein yields the protein MRYYTPRSCEEAVAILASGPHDVLAGGTDYYPALRDRPATRDLIDISRIDELRTIRRQGDGWRLGAATTWSDVARTNLPPLFHGLQAAAREVGALQVQNAGTIAGNICNASPAADGVPPLLTLDAEVEIASCEGRRTVPLSAFITGVRRTVLRPGELVTAILVPHRDAASAFLKLGARRYLVISIAMVAVLLEADGSGRVAQARIAVGACSAVARRIEALESELAGQPMNGEILASVVELRHLCLLSPIDDVRADRAYRLEAAAELIRRALRAALATAGERAA from the coding sequence ATGCGCTATTACACTCCGCGGAGCTGCGAGGAGGCCGTCGCGATTCTCGCATCCGGCCCGCATGACGTACTGGCCGGCGGCACCGATTATTACCCTGCCCTTCGCGATCGCCCGGCGACGCGCGACCTGATCGATATTTCCCGTATTGACGAGCTTCGCACGATCCGAAGGCAAGGCGACGGCTGGCGCCTCGGTGCGGCCACCACCTGGAGCGATGTGGCACGCACAAACCTTCCCCCGCTCTTCCATGGCCTGCAGGCTGCTGCGCGCGAAGTGGGTGCGCTGCAGGTTCAAAACGCTGGTACGATCGCCGGCAATATCTGCAACGCTTCGCCGGCCGCCGACGGCGTGCCACCGCTTTTGACACTCGACGCCGAGGTCGAAATTGCCTCATGCGAGGGGCGCCGCACTGTTCCATTGTCTGCCTTCATAACGGGCGTTCGCAGGACTGTTTTGCGCCCTGGCGAACTGGTGACTGCGATCCTCGTGCCGCACCGGGATGCCGCTTCCGCCTTCCTGAAGCTCGGTGCCCGCAGATATTTGGTGATCTCCATCGCCATGGTTGCCGTTCTGCTCGAAGCCGACGGCTCGGGCCGCGTCGCGCAGGCGAGAATCGCTGTCGGTGCCTGCTCTGCGGTCGCCCGCCGCATAGAGGCATTGGAGAGCGAGCTTGCGGGCCAGCCGATGAACGGCGAGATCCTGGCGTCTGTCGTGGAACTTCGCCACCTTTGCCTCCTTTCGCCGATCGACGACGTGCGCGCCGATCGCGCCTATCGGCTCGAAGCCGCAGCAGAGCTGATCCGCCGCGCCTTGCGCGCAGCGCTTGCGACAGCCGGGGAGCGTGCGGCATGA
- a CDS encoding cupin domain-containing protein: MTHDHNRDDHDEHHHPVQDHWRENGVKVIAGNSLDPNTAQTPGMNRATAISKARAGAEKIWAGTVTIHANAKTGAHHHGDLESIIYVVKGKARMRWGEKLQYTAEAGPGDFIYVPPFVPHREINASRDETLECVVVRSGQEPVVVNLDIEPVEKPEEIRWIDPIHRE, encoded by the coding sequence GTGACCCACGACCACAATCGAGACGACCACGACGAACATCACCATCCTGTGCAGGATCATTGGCGCGAGAATGGCGTCAAGGTCATTGCCGGCAATTCGCTCGACCCGAACACGGCTCAAACACCTGGAATGAACCGCGCCACCGCCATCAGCAAGGCGCGTGCCGGAGCGGAAAAGATCTGGGCCGGCACGGTAACGATCCACGCCAATGCCAAGACCGGCGCCCACCATCATGGCGATCTCGAAAGCATCATCTACGTGGTCAAGGGCAAGGCCCGCATGCGTTGGGGCGAAAAGCTTCAATACACGGCCGAAGCTGGTCCTGGCGATTTCATCTACGTGCCGCCATTCGTTCCCCATCGAGAAATCAACGCCAGTCGCGACGAGACCTTGGAATGCGTCGTCGTCCGTTCTGGTCAGGAACCGGTGGTCGTCAACCTTGATATCGAACCGGTCGAAAAGCCTGAAGAGATCCGCTGGATTGATCCAATCCACCGCGAGTAA
- a CDS encoding branched-chain amino acid ABC transporter permease, with amino-acid sequence MDLGPFLLLATLEGLLQAAVLTLTALGLSLVFGVMRIVNVAHGEFYMLGAVIAWWTASLLSSNPAAGFFLALVISPLLVGAIAYACERLILKRLEYDPEATIVATIGMLYVIQQTVLIAYGPDAHPVEAPFFFRVQFPWFGYSGYNLFVIAAAIALLGLCWYILTKTRLGLIMRATQFDRETAQAFGIPIGKVYGYVFAAGAMLAAIAAVLIVPIRQAHYLMGLDPLLLSFIVVIIGGLGSLRGTVIAALIIGLSDGIISVFFSPTLAKMISTLLVALVLVFKPQGLFGARAR; translated from the coding sequence GTGGATCTCGGCCCTTTTTTGCTGCTGGCAACACTCGAAGGCCTGCTACAGGCGGCGGTGCTGACGCTGACGGCTCTCGGCTTGAGCCTGGTTTTCGGCGTCATGCGCATCGTCAACGTCGCGCATGGCGAATTCTACATGCTGGGCGCAGTCATTGCCTGGTGGACTGCATCGCTGTTGTCGTCCAATCCGGCTGCGGGTTTCTTTCTGGCGCTGGTTATCAGTCCGCTTTTGGTGGGCGCAATCGCCTATGCCTGCGAGCGGCTGATCCTGAAGCGCCTGGAATATGATCCGGAAGCGACCATCGTGGCCACCATCGGCATGCTCTATGTCATTCAGCAGACAGTGCTGATCGCCTACGGCCCGGATGCCCACCCGGTCGAGGCGCCCTTCTTCTTCCGCGTCCAGTTTCCGTGGTTCGGCTATTCCGGCTACAATCTCTTTGTCATAGCCGCCGCGATCGCGCTGCTCGGCCTCTGCTGGTACATCCTTACGAAAACGCGGCTTGGCCTCATCATGCGGGCGACCCAGTTCGATCGCGAAACGGCGCAAGCCTTCGGGATCCCGATCGGCAAGGTCTACGGCTATGTCTTCGCCGCCGGCGCCATGCTCGCGGCGATCGCGGCGGTGCTGATCGTGCCGATCCGGCAGGCGCATTACCTGATGGGACTCGATCCTTTGCTGCTTTCCTTCATCGTCGTCATCATCGGCGGCCTCGGGAGCCTGCGCGGTACGGTCATCGCCGCGCTGATCATCGGCCTCAGTGACGGCATCATCTCCGTCTTCTTCTCACCGACGCTCGCCAAGATGATCTCGACGCTGCTGGTCGCGCTCGTTCTCGTCTTCAAACCCCAGGGCCTTTTCGGAGCGAGGGCACGATGA
- a CDS encoding RpiB/LacA/LacB family sugar-phosphate isomerase, whose translation MKLAIAGDSVGEGLAKILAEHLKDRFEVHEVSRTSAGADPFYANISDRVASAVIDGTYNKAILVCGTGIGVCISANKVPGIRAALTHDTYSAERAALSNNAQIITMGARVIGTELAKSIADAFLSHTFDENGRSAGNVKAMDDLDAKYKSR comes from the coding sequence ATGAAGCTTGCCATTGCAGGAGACAGCGTCGGCGAAGGCCTCGCCAAAATTCTGGCTGAGCATCTAAAAGACCGCTTCGAAGTGCACGAAGTCTCGCGCACGAGCGCCGGCGCCGACCCTTTCTACGCCAACATCTCGGACCGCGTCGCCTCGGCTGTCATTGATGGCACCTACAACAAAGCGATCCTCGTTTGCGGTACCGGCATCGGCGTCTGCATCTCGGCCAACAAGGTTCCGGGCATCCGCGCTGCCCTGACCCACGACACCTATTCTGCCGAGCGCGCAGCGCTTTCTAATAATGCGCAGATCATCACCATGGGAGCGCGCGTCATCGGAACCGAGCTTGCAAAGTCGATCGCTGATGCATTTCTTTCCCATACCTTTGATGAAAACGGTCGGTCTGCCGGTAATGTCAAAGCCATGGATGATCTCGACGCAAAGTACAAATCCCGGTAA
- a CDS encoding ABC transporter substrate-binding protein — translation MSNSIIKPQKGISRRSVLQGMGAAAGTGLALQAMPGFVRYSQAATSEPVKIGLQLHRTGIGASYGRWYERVTAAAVKVINDGGGINGRPVEVIVEDDGTDPKRGAEVVEKFATQHKVDVAYGTLFSHVVIGSAPRAGELKLPYVVVSEGHHVASGKLNRYVFQPGITDVRSQVIAMAPWISKNLGKKVTMIFPDFAFGHDHRDYFSEAIKAQGGQVAGLIAIPPTESSFTRYLPQISSDTEVLYHVMVGPAVLTFVKELGQFFGSSRPQIFGFIDSLEAVDLATPQLEFLEDTYFWEGNPRYAQKDQTEYDKFYREMVGVDANGASTSDQKDISTYSHMFGCWESLFAIKQAMEASGYEGQTPKDKQGFIEAMEAIQKFDEGREHPQGDKIFNGKNHQCYGHQNISKVTGGRLEVVHRTAIEDGLYEVSADYTTMSL, via the coding sequence ATGTCCAACAGCATTATAAAGCCCCAAAAGGGCATTTCCAGACGTTCGGTCTTGCAGGGAATGGGTGCTGCCGCCGGTACGGGCCTGGCCCTGCAGGCGATGCCCGGCTTCGTCCGCTACAGTCAGGCGGCCACGTCGGAGCCGGTGAAGATCGGCCTCCAGCTCCACCGTACCGGCATCGGCGCCTCCTACGGGCGCTGGTACGAGCGCGTGACGGCTGCCGCCGTGAAGGTCATCAATGACGGCGGCGGCATCAACGGTCGGCCGGTCGAGGTCATCGTCGAGGATGACGGCACCGATCCCAAGCGCGGCGCCGAAGTCGTTGAGAAATTCGCGACGCAGCACAAGGTCGACGTGGCCTACGGCACGCTCTTTTCGCATGTGGTCATCGGATCTGCGCCGCGCGCCGGCGAACTGAAGCTGCCCTACGTCGTCGTCTCGGAGGGCCATCACGTGGCCTCCGGCAAGCTCAATCGCTATGTCTTCCAGCCGGGCATTACCGATGTACGTTCGCAGGTCATCGCAATGGCGCCGTGGATTTCCAAGAATCTCGGCAAGAAGGTCACAATGATCTTCCCTGACTTTGCCTTCGGCCACGATCACCGCGATTATTTCTCCGAGGCGATCAAGGCGCAGGGCGGCCAGGTCGCGGGGCTCATCGCCATCCCTCCGACTGAATCCTCCTTCACCCGCTATCTGCCGCAGATCTCCTCCGATACCGAAGTGCTCTACCACGTCATGGTCGGCCCGGCTGTGCTCACCTTCGTCAAGGAGCTCGGTCAATTCTTCGGCTCCAGCCGGCCGCAGATCTTCGGCTTCATCGACAGCCTTGAGGCGGTTGACCTTGCGACGCCGCAGCTCGAATTCCTGGAAGACACTTATTTCTGGGAAGGCAACCCGCGCTACGCCCAGAAGGACCAGACAGAGTACGACAAATTCTACCGCGAGATGGTTGGCGTGGATGCCAATGGCGCCAGCACCTCGGATCAAAAGGACATCTCGACCTATTCCCACATGTTCGGCTGCTGGGAGTCGCTCTTTGCCATCAAGCAGGCGATGGAAGCCAGCGGCTATGAGGGCCAGACGCCTAAGGACAAGCAGGGCTTCATCGAGGCTATGGAGGCGATCCAGAAGTTCGATGAGGGCCGCGAACATCCGCAGGGTGACAAGATCTTCAACGGCAAGAACCACCAGTGCTACGGTCACCAGAACATTTCCAAGGTGACCGGCGGGCGCCTTGAAGTCGTCCACAGGACGGCGATCGAGGACGGTCTTTACGAGGTTAGTGCCGACTACACGACAATGTCCCTCTAG
- a CDS encoding MDR family MFS transporter: MSEKTSHRGLVVVAIMASMAMIAIEATIVSTAMPQIAAQLGQINLYSWVFSSFLLTQTATTVVFGKLADIYGRKPMILLGIGLFLFASVLAGFAWSMPSMIAFRLLQGIGAGSIQPVAMTIVADLFPGNQRGKVQGYLASVWALSAVVGPLLGSLIIHNLPWAWVFWINVPVGLLAALGFMLFLHEEKPSRIVSVDVLGAVLFAISISSLMIALTEMEDAVSGQAVAALIVFIVTLAVFIWQERRAEAPMVAPDLWLKRPIAFANLAVFFASMSIMGLTTFLPMYVQTVLDRSPLVAGFALTMLLLGWPCGATIASRQFARFGLRPIMIAGSLCIPAGTCLLVMLTPSSSAVLAGAGSLVMGFGMGLLNICALILTQESVNWSERGSATASNVFSRNLGSTLGAAVLGAVLTYGLAHSASGQAITPEQLRALLNGTGAAVTGAEELRLVLQHALHSTFLVMLVAAVMIVPACLFVPRPLAHREVQQET, from the coding sequence ATGTCTGAAAAAACTTCCCATCGCGGGCTCGTTGTGGTCGCGATCATGGCAAGCATGGCGATGATTGCCATTGAAGCGACGATCGTTTCGACGGCGATGCCGCAAATTGCCGCCCAACTGGGACAGATCAACCTCTATTCCTGGGTTTTCTCGTCATTCCTGCTGACGCAGACGGCGACAACCGTCGTCTTCGGAAAGCTCGCGGATATTTATGGCCGCAAGCCGATGATCCTCCTGGGTATCGGATTGTTCCTGTTCGCATCCGTGCTTGCCGGCTTTGCATGGTCAATGCCGTCGATGATTGCCTTTCGGCTGCTCCAGGGTATCGGTGCAGGATCGATTCAGCCTGTCGCCATGACCATCGTTGCCGATCTTTTCCCCGGAAACCAACGCGGCAAGGTCCAAGGCTACCTCGCAAGCGTTTGGGCTCTGTCGGCCGTCGTCGGTCCACTCCTCGGCAGCCTGATCATCCACAATCTTCCATGGGCCTGGGTATTCTGGATCAATGTGCCGGTCGGACTGCTCGCCGCATTGGGTTTCATGCTGTTTTTGCACGAGGAGAAGCCAAGCCGAATAGTCTCTGTCGATGTGCTCGGCGCTGTACTGTTCGCCATTTCGATTTCCTCGCTGATGATTGCCTTGACCGAAATGGAAGATGCCGTTTCCGGTCAGGCCGTCGCTGCCCTCATCGTCTTTATCGTCACTTTGGCTGTTTTCATCTGGCAGGAACGCCGTGCCGAAGCGCCCATGGTCGCTCCTGACCTCTGGCTGAAACGGCCGATAGCGTTCGCAAACCTGGCTGTGTTTTTTGCAAGTATGTCAATCATGGGCCTGACGACCTTTCTTCCGATGTATGTGCAGACGGTTCTCGACCGCTCGCCCCTTGTGGCGGGTTTCGCATTGACCATGTTGCTCCTGGGTTGGCCCTGCGGTGCAACGATCGCATCCCGCCAATTTGCCCGTTTCGGATTGCGACCGATCATGATCGCCGGCAGCCTCTGCATTCCGGCGGGCACGTGCCTGCTGGTTATGCTGACGCCCTCGAGTTCGGCTGTCCTGGCTGGCGCCGGATCGTTAGTGATGGGTTTCGGTATGGGATTGCTCAACATCTGTGCCTTGATCCTTACGCAGGAAAGCGTGAACTGGTCTGAACGCGGCAGTGCGACCGCCTCGAACGTCTTTTCGCGCAATCTTGGCAGCACGCTTGGTGCAGCCGTACTCGGTGCAGTATTGACATATGGACTGGCGCACAGCGCCAGCGGCCAGGCTATCACGCCGGAGCAGCTGCGGGCTCTCTTGAATGGCACGGGGGCGGCCGTCACTGGTGCAGAAGAACTCCGGCTCGTCCTTCAGCATGCCCTGCATTCCACCTTCTTGGTCATGCTGGTGGCTGCAGTCATGATCGTTCCCGCCTGTCTGTTTGTTCCGCGACCCTTGGCACATCGGGAGGTGCAGCAAGAGACCTGA
- a CDS encoding MarR family winged helix-turn-helix transcriptional regulator — translation MREDRAVAEKSEKKAASIAQEAPRDYVLHEQIGFFLRQANQRHVAIFASLINDKLTTTQWAALTKLKEIQPCSQNRLGRETAMDAATIKGVVDRLVKRGFVSTLPDSNDARRLVLSLTGDGLEAISHNVVAALTVSEKTLSPLTAGERLMLLELLRKIC, via the coding sequence ATGCGAGAAGACCGAGCCGTGGCGGAGAAGAGCGAGAAGAAAGCAGCGTCGATTGCACAAGAGGCGCCGCGCGACTACGTGCTGCACGAACAGATCGGTTTTTTTCTCCGCCAGGCGAACCAGCGCCACGTGGCGATCTTCGCGAGCCTTATCAACGACAAGCTGACGACGACGCAATGGGCGGCGCTGACCAAGCTCAAGGAAATCCAGCCTTGCTCGCAAAACAGGCTTGGCCGGGAAACGGCGATGGACGCGGCGACCATCAAGGGAGTTGTCGACAGGCTGGTCAAGCGTGGCTTCGTCAGCACCCTGCCGGACAGCAACGACGCGCGCCGGCTCGTCCTGTCGCTGACCGGAGACGGGCTCGAAGCGATCTCGCACAATGTCGTCGCAGCACTTACGGTTTCGGAAAAGACGCTGAGCCCGCTTACGGCGGGCGAGCGGCTGATGCTGCTCGAGCTGTTGCGCAAGATCTGCTGA
- a CDS encoding cold-shock protein, with the protein MTTGTVKWFNSTKGFGFIQPDNGGADAFVHISAVERAGMRDLVEGQKIGFDLERDNKSGKMSACNLQNA; encoded by the coding sequence ATGACCACTGGCACAGTTAAATGGTTCAATTCCACCAAGGGCTTCGGCTTCATTCAGCCGGACAACGGCGGCGCTGACGCCTTCGTTCACATCTCTGCCGTCGAGCGTGCCGGAATGCGCGATCTCGTCGAGGGCCAGAAGATTGGCTTTGATCTCGAGCGCGACAACAAGTCGGGCAAGATGTCGGCCTGCAACCTGCAGAACGCTTAA
- a CDS encoding branched-chain amino acid ABC transporter permease, translating into MTAPSFTKAAGLHLLVIMSLFVLQFVLPAYHHLAITRIMVLAVFAMGYNLLFGYAGLLSLGHALFFAAGLYGAGLTAYHLGWSVPAAFVAGTGSGFLASLLIGLISLRTSGVAFMIVTMMFAQVSYLASLYFTTYTRGDEGLVMPQAARRFELFGANFDLTDPTVRYNIALALLTLTTVVIFAIVRGTTGRTLVAIRENEPRTLMLGYDTFRIKLKALVISGTLSAMAGSAYALLFAYVGSSFASIQYSIDALLFTLLGGAGTVLGPLLGTFAMFYMIDIASEYTAAYLLITGLALIALVLFFPKGIVGTIRERWVSWLP; encoded by the coding sequence ATGACCGCACCGAGCTTCACCAAGGCCGCCGGGCTCCACCTCCTCGTCATCATGTCGCTGTTCGTTCTGCAGTTCGTCCTGCCGGCTTACCACCACCTGGCAATCACCCGCATAATGGTGCTCGCAGTCTTTGCCATGGGCTATAACCTGCTCTTCGGCTATGCTGGGCTGCTCAGCCTCGGTCATGCGCTGTTCTTCGCTGCCGGGCTCTACGGTGCGGGGCTCACGGCCTATCACCTGGGATGGAGCGTACCGGCGGCATTTGTTGCCGGCACTGGCTCGGGCTTCCTCGCATCGCTGCTGATCGGGCTGATCTCGTTGAGAACAAGCGGCGTCGCCTTCATGATCGTAACCATGATGTTTGCGCAGGTCTCCTATCTCGCAAGCCTTTATTTTACCACCTACACCCGCGGCGACGAGGGTCTGGTGATGCCGCAAGCAGCCCGCCGCTTCGAGCTTTTCGGCGCAAACTTCGATCTCACCGATCCGACCGTCCGTTACAATATCGCGCTGGCGCTGCTGACGCTGACGACCGTCGTCATCTTCGCCATTGTTCGCGGAACGACCGGCCGCACACTGGTCGCGATCCGCGAAAACGAGCCGCGCACGCTGATGCTCGGCTACGACACCTTCCGGATCAAGCTGAAGGCGCTGGTGATCTCCGGCACGCTCTCTGCGATGGCAGGCTCGGCCTATGCACTACTGTTTGCCTATGTCGGCTCGTCCTTCGCCTCGATCCAATATTCGATCGACGCGCTGCTCTTCACCCTGCTCGGCGGCGCAGGCACGGTTCTCGGACCGCTGCTCGGCACCTTCGCCATGTTCTACATGATCGATATCGCCAGCGAATACACCGCCGCCTACCTGCTGATAACCGGTCTGGCGCTCATCGCACTCGTGCTGTTCTTCCCGAAGGGCATTGTCGGGACCATCCGCGAAAGGTGGGTATCATGGCTGCCGTGA
- a CDS encoding ABC transporter ATP-binding protein, with amino-acid sequence MLTVTGLNVYHGTSQTLKDFSISVGAGEVLCLLGRNGAGKTTALKAIMGLLPARSGSISLAGTELTALPAHEVPRHGIGYVPQGRRLFSELTVRDNLEIGLMTRNTSRDILEQALTLFPRLRERLNQVSGTLSGGEQQMLATARALCIDPSVIMLDEPTEGLMPSMIAAIRDVVLRLRDQGKAILLVEQRVDAVLSVADRVSFVENGRVQATVPVDELRGNPHLLDRYVGIA; translated from the coding sequence ATGCTGACTGTTACCGGGCTGAACGTCTATCACGGCACCAGCCAGACGCTGAAGGATTTCTCGATATCGGTCGGTGCCGGCGAGGTGCTCTGCCTGCTCGGCCGCAATGGCGCTGGCAAGACGACCGCTCTGAAGGCGATCATGGGCCTCCTGCCGGCGCGTTCCGGCAGCATCAGCCTTGCCGGAACGGAACTGACCGCCCTTCCCGCGCATGAAGTGCCAAGGCACGGCATCGGTTACGTGCCGCAGGGCCGGCGGCTGTTTTCGGAGCTTACCGTGCGGGATAATCTGGAGATCGGGCTGATGACGCGTAACACCTCGCGCGATATTCTCGAACAGGCACTGACCCTTTTTCCCCGCTTGCGCGAGCGGCTCAACCAGGTCTCCGGAACGCTTTCTGGTGGCGAGCAGCAGATGCTGGCCACCGCACGCGCCCTTTGCATCGATCCGTCTGTGATCATGCTTGACGAGCCGACCGAGGGGTTGATGCCCTCGATGATCGCCGCCATCCGCGATGTGGTCCTCAGACTGCGCGACCAGGGCAAGGCGATCCTGCTGGTCGAGCAGCGCGTCGATGCCGTGCTGTCGGTCGCCGATCGCGTGTCCTTCGTGGAAAACGGCCGTGTTCAGGCGACGGTTCCGGTCGATGAACTTCGCGGTAACCCGCATCTGCTCGACAGATATGTCGGGATCGCATGA